DNA from Anaerolineae bacterium:
GAATGCCTTCCTCCAGGCTGAGTTGGTAGGAACGCTCCACGTATGCCTTCCCGCCCTCGGAAATATACTCGCGGAAGAGCACCTCTGGCCCAGGGATGCGGCCGGGGTTCCGCCGCATGACAACCTGTGCGATATGCATGCGGCCCGGCACGCCCTGGCCGGCCAGCGCCAGCACCTCTTCCTCGGGCACGTCGAAACCGAGCTTCTGCAGGTTGCGCACGATGGCCAGCTTCTGTTCGACCCGCGCGGCCATCATGCGCTGGATGGTCGTCTTCAGCGCCGGATGGTGCGGGTCGATGAAATAACCCAGCAGATGCATCTCCACCGCGCCGTGCGCCGGGTCGTTGGCCAGGCTGAGTTCAACGCCGGCGACAACCTGGACGCCCAGGCGCCGGCCGGCTTCCAGCGCTTCCGGCACGCCGGCCACGCTGTCATGGTCCGTGATGCCCACGGCCAGCATGCCGGCGGCCTTCGCCTTGGCCACCAGCTCCGCCGGCGCATCGGTGCCGTCGGAGGCGTTGGTATGCACATGCAAGTCCACTGGGTAGTGGGCCGGCGAGTCTGTCGAAGTGGACATGTCCATGCTCTTCCCCTTTCAGATATCCAGTGCCATTATACCCGCGCCCCGCCCTGGGACAAGTCAGCAAGCGAAAGTCACCAGCCAGTACATATTGCAACAATGATGTTGTGTTTTTGGACACCCTATCGCATAATTAAGTTGTGTAATTTCAATTTCCTCGTCGTGGACGACGAAATTTCATGGCGTCGCTGGATACATGTGCCATATAGGAGGAGGGGTATGATCCAGATTGTTGATAACGTCCAATGCAAGACAATCTCGACATTGATCCCAGCCA
Protein-coding regions in this window:
- a CDS encoding PHP domain-containing protein, producing MSTSTDSPAHYPVDLHVHTNASDGTDAPAELVAKAKAAGMLAVGITDHDSVAGVPEALEAGRRLGVQVVAGVELSLANDPAHGAVEMHLLGYFIDPHHPALKTTIQRMMAARVEQKLAIVRNLQKLGFDVPEEEVLALAGQGVPGRMHIAQVVMRRNPGRIPGPEVLFREYISEGGKAYVERSYQLSLEEGIRVIREAGGMPVLAHPGAYTSVPDIESFIRTALALGLAGLEGPYPYDKNRPFCGKGDTLHAMIGRFTALAESLGLAVTGGSDYHGARKDIALGEQGLTAQAFERLLAVREALAERK